The Bacillota bacterium genome has a segment encoding these proteins:
- a CDS encoding M20/M25/M40 family metallo-hydrolase has product MRDVDWEAVGEEATTLLQDLVRINTTNPPGNETAAASCLAELLAREGLRPGVVEPEPGRGSLTCRLLGSGERGEPLLLLSHLDVVGVERDKWERDPFSGELAEGYVWGRGALDCKGLTVMEVMVLLLLWRNGERLGRDVILAATADEETGGRLGAGWLVSNRPDLVDAPHVINEGGGHGVALGGRKLYTCQVGEKGRCRFRVTARGSAGHASRPASDNSVLLMGHVLQRLGAMRMPARVTRTVQEFVRITAAGQPPEIAGVLEKLAQGCEVSPEEASLLPDGLAEELWALTRDTLSPTILRAGEKINVIPSEASVWVDARLVPGSDPDVFAARVCEELSSVGDRVELEVTDAGPGLEADPDSELYRCMADAIAQEDPGAVLVPFLSTGGTDAKHLCRKSGVRVYGFMPIRPDPCAPRGSLVHGHNERISVENLVFGVRVLYNAVRRFCAQPG; this is encoded by the coding sequence ATGCGGGATGTGGACTGGGAAGCGGTAGGTGAAGAGGCGACGACCCTGCTGCAGGATCTCGTCCGGATCAACACCACCAATCCACCTGGGAACGAGACGGCCGCGGCTTCCTGCCTGGCGGAACTGCTGGCGCGCGAGGGGCTCAGGCCAGGGGTGGTGGAACCTGAGCCGGGGCGCGGTAGCCTGACCTGCCGCCTTCTGGGTTCCGGGGAGCGGGGGGAGCCGCTGCTCCTGCTGTCGCATCTGGACGTGGTGGGCGTGGAAAGGGACAAATGGGAGCGCGATCCGTTCTCGGGTGAGCTGGCCGAGGGATACGTCTGGGGACGGGGGGCGCTGGATTGCAAAGGCCTCACCGTTATGGAGGTCATGGTGCTGTTGCTCCTCTGGCGCAATGGTGAGAGGTTGGGGCGCGACGTGATCCTGGCTGCCACAGCTGACGAGGAGACGGGCGGAAGGCTGGGAGCCGGGTGGCTGGTGTCGAATCGACCTGACCTGGTCGATGCCCCCCACGTGATCAACGAGGGGGGCGGCCATGGTGTCGCCCTGGGCGGCCGGAAGCTCTACACCTGTCAGGTGGGCGAGAAGGGGCGGTGTCGCTTCCGCGTGACGGCCAGAGGCAGCGCGGGGCACGCGTCCCGGCCTGCTTCGGACAACTCCGTGCTCCTCATGGGGCACGTGTTGCAGCGTTTGGGTGCGATGAGGATGCCGGCCCGGGTCACGCGCACGGTGCAGGAGTTCGTACGGATCACGGCAGCGGGGCAGCCACCGGAGATCGCTGGTGTCCTTGAAAAGCTGGCCCAAGGTTGCGAAGTCAGCCCGGAAGAGGCATCTCTGTTGCCCGACGGCCTGGCGGAGGAGCTGTGGGCTCTCACCCGGGATACGCTCAGTCCTACCATTCTGAGGGCTGGCGAGAAGATAAACGTTATACCGTCGGAGGCCAGCGTATGGGTGGACGCCAGGCTGGTACCCGGTTCTGACCCGGATGTGTTCGCTGCTCGGGTATGTGAGGAGCTGTCTTCTGTCGGGGATAGAGTGGAGCTGGAAGTCACGGATGCTGGCCCGGGTCTGGAAGCCGACCCCGACTCTGAGCTGTACCGTTGCATGGCGGACGCGATCGCTCAGGAGGACCCCGGAGCAGTGCTGGTGCCCTTTCTGTCGACCGGCGGCACGGACGCGAAGCACCTGTGCAGGAAGAGCGGGGTCAGGGTATATGGTTTCATGCCCATTCGTCCCGATCCCTGCGCGCCCCGGGGGTCACTGGTACATGGTCACAACGAACGTATCTCGGTAGAAAACCTGGTTTTCGGTGTGCGCGTTCTGTACAATGCGGTGCGCAGGTTCTGCGCCCAGCCGGGGTGA
- a CDS encoding threonine synthase — MTHLECARCGKVHDAFREQHLCSCGGPLLVRYDLDRVKGAVRKEDLVGREASLWRYREFLPVEDAGRAASMGEGWTPVLPLRRWGSKRGLGRVYLKDEGRNPTGTFKSRGAAVGVTRALELGASDIAMPTAGNAGGAWSLYAARAGIRSHVAMPKDAPSGAVKECVVAGARTYLIDGLISDAGKFISRGISRYGWYDASTLKEPYRIEGKKTMGLELAQQFGWELPEVVLYPCGGGVGLIGMWKAFDELERVGWIGHKRPRLVAVQSEGCAPIVKAFREGKAESEFFVGAQTVAGGIRVPKALGDFLILRAIRDTGGTAVAVSDREILTLMRELAEEEGLFICPEGAATLAGVLRLRDAGLVDAGERIVLFNTGSGLKYTDLVAADLPVLAADAQPE, encoded by the coding sequence ATGACACACCTGGAGTGCGCGCGTTGTGGGAAGGTGCACGACGCATTTCGCGAGCAGCACCTCTGCTCGTGTGGAGGCCCGCTTCTGGTCAGGTATGACCTGGACCGGGTGAAGGGGGCGGTGAGGAAAGAGGACCTGGTCGGGCGGGAGGCTTCCCTGTGGCGGTACCGGGAGTTCCTGCCGGTGGAGGATGCCGGGAGAGCCGCCTCAATGGGCGAGGGCTGGACTCCGGTCTTGCCTCTGCGGAGGTGGGGTTCCAAGCGCGGCTTGGGGCGCGTGTACCTGAAGGACGAGGGTCGCAATCCTACCGGGACCTTCAAGTCCCGTGGTGCTGCGGTTGGGGTGACGAGGGCCCTTGAGCTTGGCGCCAGCGACATCGCCATGCCCACTGCGGGGAATGCGGGAGGGGCGTGGTCGCTGTACGCGGCGCGCGCCGGGATACGGTCGCACGTGGCGATGCCTAAGGACGCCCCTTCCGGGGCGGTCAAGGAGTGCGTGGTGGCCGGCGCGCGCACGTATCTGATCGATGGCCTTATCTCCGATGCCGGGAAGTTCATCTCCCGCGGGATCTCCAGGTACGGCTGGTACGATGCTTCCACCCTCAAGGAGCCGTACCGCATTGAGGGCAAGAAGACGATGGGGCTGGAGCTTGCCCAGCAGTTCGGGTGGGAGCTGCCCGAAGTCGTCCTGTACCCGTGCGGCGGCGGGGTGGGGCTCATCGGGATGTGGAAGGCGTTCGACGAGCTGGAGCGGGTGGGGTGGATCGGTCACAAGCGTCCCCGGCTGGTAGCGGTGCAGTCGGAGGGGTGCGCCCCCATCGTGAAGGCCTTCCGGGAAGGGAAGGCCGAGTCGGAGTTCTTCGTGGGGGCGCAGACGGTGGCTGGAGGCATCCGGGTGCCCAAGGCGCTGGGGGACTTCCTCATCCTGCGTGCCATCCGCGACACGGGCGGGACTGCGGTTGCGGTGAGCGACCGGGAGATCCTGACCTTGATGAGGGAGCTGGCCGAAGAGGAGGGGCTCTTCATATGCCCCGAGGGGGCTGCCACGCTGGCAGGCGTGCTGCGCCTGCGGGATGCCGGGCTGGTGGATGCGGGCGAGCGCATCGTGCTGTTCAATACGGGCAGCGGCCTGAAGTACACCGACCTCGTTGCGGCTGACCTTCCGGTTCTCGCGGCGGACGCGCAGCCGGAATAG